The segment ATGGGGAATAAATGATGATGGTACTCCTAGAAACAATTTTAGAAAAAAAGTAACAGTCAATGATGTATTAGGTATGATAGAAGATGATAGTACTGATAGTTCTGTAGAACTTAAAAAAAGCATATACAAATGAGCAAACTATCATTAGCTGCATCATTCATTGTGGATATTTTCAAAAAAGTAATTTAGGCGGAATTATCCTCCACCAACGGCGTGTCCGCTCATTTCAGAACTGACTTTCTTGTTGACCTGTTTTTTAATATCTTCCATTGTAATTTCTTTAGGTTCACTGCTTGTATCCTTATAGTATTTCTTATCGGTCACTTCAATATTTCTAGTGTTATACCATAGTTTAGTCAAATCATCATATTGGATTAATACCCATGAACCATCCTTATTGGTTTTGGTATCTATCACTTCACCAACAGTTCCTATTCTGGTATATATTACATATGATCCTACTTCAATATCTCGTCCATGTTTATCTACAACTGACATAA is part of the Methanosphaera sp. BMS genome and harbors:
- a CDS encoding DUF2098 family protein, with product MSVVDKHGRDIEVGSYVIYTRIGTVGEVIDTKTNKDGSWVLIQYDDLTKLWYNTRNIEVTDKKYYKDTSSEPKEITMEDIKKQVNKKVSSEMSGHAVGGG